From Brassica oleracea var. oleracea cultivar TO1000 chromosome C3, BOL, whole genome shotgun sequence, a single genomic window includes:
- the LOC106334722 gene encoding purple acid phosphatase 10-like translates to MGHFQALNQYYVLLFLCLVLDSLVLFSRGGTTSSYVRRLEATLDMPLDSDVFRVPPGCNAPQQVHITQGDLEGKAVIVSWVTQKARGSNTVLYWKEHSCKMLKARGKSKTYKFYNYTSGHIHHCPISNLEYDTKYYYMVGVGQTKRKFWFFTPPKAGPDVPYTFGLIGDLGQSFDSNITLTHYENNPLKGQTILFVGDFSYADTYPNHDNNRWDTWGRFIERSTAYQPWIWTVGNHELDFAPQIGETKPFKPFKNRYRTPHRSSGSTEPFWYSIKRGPAYIIVLASYSAYGKYTPQYTWLAQEFPKVNRTETPWLMVLMHSPWYNSYDYHYMEGETMRVMYEPWFVKYKVDVVFAGHVHGYERSERISNIAYNVVNGICTPVKDQFAPIYITIGDGGNHEGLSTKMTEPQPEYSAFREASFGHAIFSIRNRTHAYYGWHRNQDGCAVNGDTMWFFNRFWHPIDDSPDDDD, encoded by the exons ATGGGCCATTTCCAAGCGTTAAATCAATATTATGTTCTTCTTTTCCTATGTTTGGTTCTAGACAGCTTAGTGCTGTTCTCTCGTGGTGGCACAACAAGTAGTTACGTGAGGAGGTTAGAGGCAACGCTTGATATGCCACTCGATAGTGATGTATTTCGTGTTCCTCCTGGTTGCAATGCACCTCAACAG GTGCACATTACACAAGGAGACCTTGAAGGAAAGGCAGTGATAGTGTCTTGGGTGACGCAAAAAGCACGAGGATCTAACACGGTTCTGTACTGGAAAGAGCATAGCTGCAAAATGCTAAAAGCCCGTGGCAAATCCAAGACGTACAAATTCTACAACTATACGTCTGGTCACATCCATCATTGCCCCATCAGTAACTTAGAG TATGACACCAAGTACTACTATATGGTAGGCGTGGGACAGACAAAACGCAAGTTCTGGTTCTTCACTCCTCCTAAAGCTGGTCCTGACGTGCCCTACACGTTTGGTCTCATTG GGGATCTTGGGCAGAGTTTTGATTCTAACATAACCTTAACACATTATGAGAATAATCCATTGAAAGGTCAAACAATTTTGTTTGTTGGGGATTTCTCATACGCTGACACATACCCAAACCATGACAATAATAGATGGGACACTTGGGGAAGATTTATTGAAAGAAGCACAGCATATCAACCCTGGATTTGGACCGTAGGAAACCATGAACTTGATTTTGCCCCCCAGATC GGAGAAACCAAACCATTTAAGCCATTCAAGAATAGATACCGTACTCCTCACCGATCATCAGGCAGCACAGAACCATTCTGGTACTCAATAAAGAGAGGTCCTGCTTACATAATCGTGCTAGCTTCATATTCAGCATACG GTAAATACACGCCGCAATACACGTGGCTCGCACAAGAATTCCCTAAGGTCAACAGAACGGAAACGCCATGGTTGATGGTTCTGATGCATTCACCGTGGTACAACAGCTATGATTACCATTACATGGAAGGTGAAACAATGAGAGTGATGTATGAGCCTTGGTTCGTCAAGTACAAAGTAGATGTTGTTTTTGCTGGTCACGTCCATGGCTATGAAAGATCA GAACGTATATCCAACATTGCGTACAATGTGGTTAATGGAATCTGTACTCCAGTCAAAGATCAATTTGCTCCCATCTACATCACCATTGGTGATGGAGGCAATCATGAAGGATTGTCTACCAA AATGACTGAACCTCAGCCTGAGTACTCTGCCTTCAGAGAAGCGAGCTTCGGACACGCAATATTCTCGATAAGGAACAGAACGCATGCTTACTATGGCTGGCACAGGAACCAGGATGGCTGCGCTGTGAATGGTGACACCATGTGGTTCTTTAATAGATTCTGGCATCCCATTGATGACTCTCCTGATGATGATGATTGA